The following is a genomic window from Phycisphaeraceae bacterium.
TCAGGTTGCGACGAGGATTTTTCCCGCGGCAGCCGTACCCAGCGTAATCAGCTTGCCCTCTTTGAGACGAATCGAAATCGCATCCGCCAGAGTGTCGCGAGTTTCGATGGTAATGCGCGCGCCGGGCTTGAGTCCCTGTCGCTCAACAAACTTGAGGAATCGTTCATCCTGATCCACCACTCTGGCAATTCGGACGTGTTGGCCGGACTCGACATCCGCGAGGCGCAGGACGTCGCGATGCGTGACTTTGCCGTCGGCAGAGGGAATCGGGTCGCCATGCGGATCGAATGCCGGACGGCCAAGGTATTCATCAATTTTTTCCAGCAGCCGTTCGGAGATGGAATGTTCCAGTTCCTCCGCTTCATCATGGACTTCAGACCAGTCGAGATGCAGCACGGTGACGAGAAACAGCTCAACTAATCGGTGACGACGCAGGACATGGAGCGCGAGTTTCTCACCTTTCGTCGTCAGTCGTACCCCGCCCCGCGGCTGATAGGCGACGAGTCCCGCGTCGGACAACATCTTGATCATCGTTGTCGCAGTACCCGCGGTGACTCCGACTGCGGCAGCGAGCCTGCCCATGGGTACCAGTTTTCGCGGCGACGAGGCCTGATGCTCCAGGTAGATCTGCTTAACGTAGTTTTCAACGGTTATGCTGGGCATCGGCTTGGAAGACTCGCTTCTGTTTTTGCCTCTGAAACTCAAAAAGAGTTTAACCGATCAACACGGCCGGATCGTCAACGTAACCCAACCACACGGCGACAATAACAACGCATCCTGATTTCCAGATGGGCCG
Proteins encoded in this region:
- a CDS encoding metal-dependent transcriptional regulator, which translates into the protein MPSITVENYVKQIYLEHQASSPRKLVPMGRLAAAVGVTAGTATTMIKMLSDAGLVAYQPRGGVRLTTKGEKLALHVLRRHRLVELFLVTVLHLDWSEVHDEAEELEHSISERLLEKIDEYLGRPAFDPHGDPIPSADGKVTHRDVLRLADVESGQHVRIARVVDQDERFLKFVERQGLKPGARITIETRDTLADAISIRLKEGKLITLGTAAAGKILVAT